A portion of the Musa acuminata AAA Group cultivar baxijiao chromosome BXJ1-1, Cavendish_Baxijiao_AAA, whole genome shotgun sequence genome contains these proteins:
- the LOC135676520 gene encoding phosphoenolpyruvate phosphatase-like: MGLCSSLLLLYMVLVCFVNDVLSGRTSSFTRSEWPSTDIPLDNEAFVVPDGYNAPQQVHITQGDYDGKAVIISWVTESEPGTSEVWYGAVEHEFEHKAEGKNTNYTFYNYKSGYIHHCLVDGLEYNTKYYYRIGTGATAREFWFQTPPEIDPDAPYIFGIIGDLGQTFNSLSTLEHYMQTGGQTVLFVGDLSYADRYEYNDGVRWDSWGRLIEKSAAYQPWIWTAGNHDIDFRPDLGEVSTFKPYMHRFATPYVASQSSSPLWYAVRRASAHIIVLSSYSPFVKYTPQWFWLRGELKQVNREKTPWLIVLMHVPMYNSNEAHYMEGEAMRAVFESWFVHYKVDIVFAGHVHAYERSYRVSNINYNITSGNRYPVPDKSAPVYITVGDGGNQEGLAERFSKLQPDYSAYREASYGHSTLELKNRTHALYHWNRNDDGKHVPTDHIIFHNQYWASNRRRRSLKKHRKFPGHASLIAKYEELFPVLV; this comes from the exons ATGGGTCTTTGCAGCTCGCTACTCTTGTTGTATATGGTCCTTGTATGCTTTGTGAACGATGTTCTTTCTGGGCGTACAAGTTCTTTCACGCGCTCTGAATGGCCGTCTACTGATATCCCTCTGGATAATGAAGCGTTTGTAGTTCCAGATGGTTATAATGCTCCGCAGCAG GTCCATATTACCCAAGGAGATTATGATGGAAAAGCTGTAATAATATCTTGGGTCACAGAATCTGAACCTGGCACTAGCGAAGTTTGGTATGGTGCAGTGGAGCATGAATTTGAGCATAAAGCTGAAGGGAAAAATACAAACTATACCTTTTACAATTATAAATCTGGATATATTCATCACTGCCTTGTTGATGGACTGGAG TACAACACAAAATATTATTATAGAATTGGAACAGGTGCCACTGCTCGAGAATTTTGGTTCCAAACACCTCCTGAGATTGATCCAGATGCTCCATACATATTTGGCATTATAG GTGATTTGGGGCAGACATTTAACTCACTTTCCACCCTGGAGCATTATATGCAAACTGGTGGACAGACTGTGTTGTTTGTTGGAGATCTCTCGTATGCTGATAGGTATGAATATAATGATGGTGTCCGCTGGGATTCATGGGGTCGACTTATAGAAAAGAGTGCTGCATATCAGCCATGGATTTGGACTGCTGGAAATCATGACATAGACTTCAGACCTGATCTG GGAGAAGTTTCCACTTTCAAACCTTATATGCACAGATTCGCAACACCTTATGTGGCTTCCCAAAGCAGTTCTCCCCTTTGGTATGCAGTTAGGCGTGCATCTGCTCATATTATTGTGCTTTCGAGTTATTCACCATTTG TTAAATATACTCCTCAATGGTTTTGGCTGCGGGGAGAGCTGAAGCAAGTCAACAGAGAAAAAACACCATGGCTGATTGTTCTCATGCATGTTCCAATGTACAATAGTAATGAAGCACATTATATGGAGGGTGAGGCCATGCGGGCTGTTTTTGAAAGTTGGTTTGTACATTACAAGGTTGACATCGTCTTTGCTGGTCACGTGCATGCCTATGAGAGATCG TATCGTGTGTCCAATATCAACTACAACATCACCTCTGGTAACCGTTATCCTGTGCCTGACAAATCAGCACCTGTCTATATAACTGTTGGAGATGGAGGAAATCAGGAAGGTCTTGCTGAAAG GTTTTCGAAGCTGCAACCTGACTACTCTGCATATCGGGAGGCAAGTTATGGGCATTCGACATTGGAATTGAAGAATAGAACCCATGCCTTGTACCATTGGAACAGAAATGATGACGGAAAACATGTGCCAACAGACCACATCATATTCCACAACCAGTACTG GGCAAGCAACAGGAGGAGGAGAAGTCTAAAAAAGCACCGTAAGTTTCCAGGTCATGCCAGCCTCATTGCCAAATACGAAGAGCTATTCCCCGTTCTGGTCTGA
- the LOC135676532 gene encoding synaptotagmin-5-like isoform X1: MGFVVGLLLGVVVGVGLVMVFVRWENARSKSRGQLAASVVAFARMTIEDSQKLLPAEFYPSWVVFSQRQKLKWLNLELTKIWPYVNEAASELIRNSVEPVLEQYKPAILASLKFSKLTLGTVAPQFTGVSIIEEDKSGITMELELQWDGNPSIILDIRTRLGVALPVQVKNIGFTGVFRLIFKPLVQEFPCFGAVSYSLREKKKLDFTLKVVGGDISSLPGISNVLEGTIRDAIEDSITWPVRKIISILPGDYSDLELKPVGILEVKLVQASDLTNKDVIGKSDPFAVLYIRPLQDRMKTSKTINNDLNPIWNEHFEFIVEDATTQNLTVKIYDDEGLQPPEFIGCAQVKLKDLQPGKVKDVWLKLVKDLEVQRDKKDRGQVHLELLYCPYGMENEFTNPFASQNLSMTSLEKILKGSRNATEAASIDRTATKRKKEVIVRGVLSVTVISAEELPVMDVMGKADPFVVIRMKKTDTRNKTRVVNGSLNPIWNQTFDLVVEDGLHDMLILEVWDHDTFGKDYMGRCIMTLTRVIMEGEVRDRFPLEGTTSATLQLYLKWAPQPIYRDC; the protein is encoded by the exons ATGGGATTCGTCGTCGGCCTCCTCCTGGGAGTCGTCGTCGGCGTCGGGCTCGTCATGGTCTTCGTCCGCTGGGAGAACGCTCGATCCAAGAGCCGAGGACAGCTG GCTGCTTCTGTAGTGGCTTTCGCAAGAATGACAATTGAAGATTCACAGAAACTTctgccagctgaattttacccttCATGGGTTGTATTTTCCCAGCGTCAGAAG CTGAAATGGCTCAACCTTGAACTTACCAAGATTTGGCCTTATGTTAATGAG GCAGCATCCGAGCTGATAAGAAATTCTGTTGAGCCAGTACTAGAACAATATAAACCAGCCATCTTAGCTTCTCTGAAGTTTTCGAAGCTGACTCTGGGAACCGTTGCTCCACAATTTACAG GTGTTTCAATCATCGAGGAAGATAAATCTGGGATTACAATGGAGTTGGAGTTGCAGTGGGATGGCAATCCAAGTATTATACTTGATATTCGAACTAGACTTGGTGTGGCACTTCCTGTACAG GTGAAAAACATTGGCTTTACAGGGGTATTCCGTTTGATTTTTAAACCATTGGTGCAAGAGTTTccttgttttggggctgtttcttATTCTTTAAGAGAGaag AAAAAGCTTGATTTTACACTCAAGGTGGTTGGTGGCGACATATCATCTCTTCCTGGTATTTCCAATGTACTTGAG GGAACAATTCGTGATGCTATTGAGGATTCAATAACATGGCCAGTAcgtaaaattatttccattttacCTGGAGATTACAG TGACCTAGAACTGAAACCTGTTGGTATACTGGAAGTAAAGCTTGTGCAAGCAAGTGATTTGACAAATAAGGATGTGATAGGGAAATCCGATCCCTTCGCTGTGTTATATATACGCCCATTGCAGGACAGAATGAAGACTAGCAAAACTATT AACAATGATTTAAATCCTATCTGGAATGAACACTTTGAGTTTATTGTGGAAGATGCAACCACTCAGAATTTGACAGTAAAGATATATGATGATGAAGGGTTACAACCTCCTGAATTTATTGGTTGTGCTCAAGTAAAGTTAAAGGATCTTCAGCCTGGAAAAGTTAAAGATGTGTGGTTGAAACTTGTCAAAGATTTGGAAGTGCAGAGAGACAAGAAGGATCGTGGCCAG GTGCACCTGGAGCTGCTATATTGTCCTTACGggatggagaatgagtttactaatcccTTTGCTAGTCAAAACTTGTCCATGACTTCTTTGGAGAAGATTCTTAAAGGTAGCAGAAATGCAACTGAAGCTGCAAGCATAGACCGGACAGCAACTAAACGGAAAAAGGAGGTCATAGTAAGAGGAGTGCTTTCTGTGACGGTCATCTCTGCCGAGGAGTTGCCTGTGATGGATGTTATGGGAAAGGCAGATCCCTTCGTGGTGATTCGCATGAAAAAAACCGATACAAGGAACAAAACAAGG GTAGTAAATGGAAGCTTGAATCCAATCTGGAATCAGACCTTTGACCTTGTTGTTGAAGATGGTCTGCACGATATGCTTATATTGGAAGTTTGGGACCATGATACATTTGGGAAG GACTATATGGGGCGATGCATCATGACGCTCACAAGGGTTATAATGGAAGGGGAGGTCAGAGACAGATTTCCTTTAGAAGGGACTACATCTGCAACGCTCCAACTGTATCTGAAGTGGGCACCACAACCCATATATCGGGACTGTTGA
- the LOC135676532 gene encoding synaptotagmin-5-like isoform X2, protein MGFVVGLLLGVVVGVGLVMVFVRWENARSKSRGQLAASVVAFARMTIEDSQKLLPAEFYPSWLKWLNLELTKIWPYVNEAASELIRNSVEPVLEQYKPAILASLKFSKLTLGTVAPQFTGVSIIEEDKSGITMELELQWDGNPSIILDIRTRLGVALPVQVKNIGFTGVFRLIFKPLVQEFPCFGAVSYSLREKKKLDFTLKVVGGDISSLPGISNVLEGTIRDAIEDSITWPVRKIISILPGDYSDLELKPVGILEVKLVQASDLTNKDVIGKSDPFAVLYIRPLQDRMKTSKTINNDLNPIWNEHFEFIVEDATTQNLTVKIYDDEGLQPPEFIGCAQVKLKDLQPGKVKDVWLKLVKDLEVQRDKKDRGQVHLELLYCPYGMENEFTNPFASQNLSMTSLEKILKGSRNATEAASIDRTATKRKKEVIVRGVLSVTVISAEELPVMDVMGKADPFVVIRMKKTDTRNKTRVVNGSLNPIWNQTFDLVVEDGLHDMLILEVWDHDTFGKDYMGRCIMTLTRVIMEGEVRDRFPLEGTTSATLQLYLKWAPQPIYRDC, encoded by the exons ATGGGATTCGTCGTCGGCCTCCTCCTGGGAGTCGTCGTCGGCGTCGGGCTCGTCATGGTCTTCGTCCGCTGGGAGAACGCTCGATCCAAGAGCCGAGGACAGCTG GCTGCTTCTGTAGTGGCTTTCGCAAGAATGACAATTGAAGATTCACAGAAACTTctgccagctgaattttacccttCATGG CTGAAATGGCTCAACCTTGAACTTACCAAGATTTGGCCTTATGTTAATGAG GCAGCATCCGAGCTGATAAGAAATTCTGTTGAGCCAGTACTAGAACAATATAAACCAGCCATCTTAGCTTCTCTGAAGTTTTCGAAGCTGACTCTGGGAACCGTTGCTCCACAATTTACAG GTGTTTCAATCATCGAGGAAGATAAATCTGGGATTACAATGGAGTTGGAGTTGCAGTGGGATGGCAATCCAAGTATTATACTTGATATTCGAACTAGACTTGGTGTGGCACTTCCTGTACAG GTGAAAAACATTGGCTTTACAGGGGTATTCCGTTTGATTTTTAAACCATTGGTGCAAGAGTTTccttgttttggggctgtttcttATTCTTTAAGAGAGaag AAAAAGCTTGATTTTACACTCAAGGTGGTTGGTGGCGACATATCATCTCTTCCTGGTATTTCCAATGTACTTGAG GGAACAATTCGTGATGCTATTGAGGATTCAATAACATGGCCAGTAcgtaaaattatttccattttacCTGGAGATTACAG TGACCTAGAACTGAAACCTGTTGGTATACTGGAAGTAAAGCTTGTGCAAGCAAGTGATTTGACAAATAAGGATGTGATAGGGAAATCCGATCCCTTCGCTGTGTTATATATACGCCCATTGCAGGACAGAATGAAGACTAGCAAAACTATT AACAATGATTTAAATCCTATCTGGAATGAACACTTTGAGTTTATTGTGGAAGATGCAACCACTCAGAATTTGACAGTAAAGATATATGATGATGAAGGGTTACAACCTCCTGAATTTATTGGTTGTGCTCAAGTAAAGTTAAAGGATCTTCAGCCTGGAAAAGTTAAAGATGTGTGGTTGAAACTTGTCAAAGATTTGGAAGTGCAGAGAGACAAGAAGGATCGTGGCCAG GTGCACCTGGAGCTGCTATATTGTCCTTACGggatggagaatgagtttactaatcccTTTGCTAGTCAAAACTTGTCCATGACTTCTTTGGAGAAGATTCTTAAAGGTAGCAGAAATGCAACTGAAGCTGCAAGCATAGACCGGACAGCAACTAAACGGAAAAAGGAGGTCATAGTAAGAGGAGTGCTTTCTGTGACGGTCATCTCTGCCGAGGAGTTGCCTGTGATGGATGTTATGGGAAAGGCAGATCCCTTCGTGGTGATTCGCATGAAAAAAACCGATACAAGGAACAAAACAAGG GTAGTAAATGGAAGCTTGAATCCAATCTGGAATCAGACCTTTGACCTTGTTGTTGAAGATGGTCTGCACGATATGCTTATATTGGAAGTTTGGGACCATGATACATTTGGGAAG GACTATATGGGGCGATGCATCATGACGCTCACAAGGGTTATAATGGAAGGGGAGGTCAGAGACAGATTTCCTTTAGAAGGGACTACATCTGCAACGCTCCAACTGTATCTGAAGTGGGCACCACAACCCATATATCGGGACTGTTGA
- the LOC103998469 gene encoding putative chloride channel-like protein CLC-g: MATAAQVDEQELPPPRSSSSSEVMEQQRGNVREPLLEHSPIDLRRQAANTTSQVAIVGSNLCPIESLDYELIENDVLNQDWRSRGRAAILQYVFLKWTFCLFIGILAGAVGFFNNLAVENIAGRKFVTVSKFMLANKYWTAFWVFAGSNLALLTFATAITAFVSTAAGGSGIPEVKAYLNGVDAPDIFSLRTLVVKIVGTIAAVSSSLHVGKADPMVHIGACIGAMVGQGGSRKYRMTCRWLRYFKNDRDRRDLVTCGAAAGVAAALRAPVGGVLFALESLSSWWRSALIWRAFFATAVVAVTLRALTDICGRGNCGLYWKGGLITYDVTADTVAYRLADLPPVILLGVIGGVLGSLYNVLMVKVLHVCSPVNERGRAHRLLLAAAVSICISCCLFGLPWLAPCRPCSNKDCSTVAHPGGFKNFQCPPDHYNDLASLFFNTNDDTIRKLYGRGTNDDFQKSSIMVAFAASYVLGILSYGVVAAPFGFFVPIMLTGASYGRLVGMAMGSDTNLDHGLFAVLGSASFLGGTMRMTVSVCVIMLELTNDLLLLPLVMLVLLISKTVADAFNPNIYDLILRLKGLPHLDDHAEPYMRHLTVGDVVAGPLRTFNGVEKVGNVVHILKTTGHHAFPVIDEPPFSSSPVLYGLVLRAHLLSLLKKKRFLPTRSVAGLDAAGQFGADELGKRGSGKHDRVEDVEVSAEEMEMFVDLHPFTNSSPYTVVETMSLAKALILFREMGLRHLLIVPKSSSRAPVAGILTRHDFMAEHILGLHPFLRKSRWKRLRFQGATLRRLCRACLTWASS, translated from the exons atggCGACCGCAGCCCAAGTTGACGAACAGGAATTGCCGCCACCGCGGTCGTCTTCGTCGTCCGAGGTGATGGAGCAGCAGAGAGGAAATGTAAGAGAGCCTCTTTTGGAGCACTCTCCCATCGATCTCCGACGCCAGGCGGCCAACACCACCTCCCAAGTCGCCATCGTCGGCTCCAACCTATGCCCCATCGAGAGCCTCGACTACGA GTTGATCGAGAACGACGTCCTCAACCAGGATTGGAGGAGCCGAGGCCGGGCGGCCATATTGCAGTATGTGTTCCTCAAGTGGACTTTCTGCCTCTTCATCGGCATCCTCGCCGGCGCTGTTGGCTTCTTCAACAACCTTGCAGTGGAGAACATCGCGGGTCGCAAGTTTGTCACCGTCTCCAAATTCATGCTCGCCAATAA GTACTGGACTGCTTTCTGGGTGTTTGCCGGTTCAAATTTGGCCCTTTTGACGTTTGCGACGGCGATCACGGCTTTTGTTTCGACTGCCGCGGGCGGGTCGGGAATACCGGAGGTGAAGGCTTATCTGAATGGCGTTGACGCTCCTGACATCTTCTCGCTTCGCACCCTCGTTGTAAAG ATCGTCGGTACGATTGCTGCTGTATCATCTTCGCTCCACGTGGGCAAGGCTGATCCCATGGTGCACATTGGTGCATGCATTGGGGCTATGGTCGGACAAGGTGGATCTCGCAAGTATCGCATGACATGCAGATGGCTGCGTTACTTCAAGAACGACAGAGACAGGCGTGACCTTGTCACCTGTGGGGCTGCTGCCGGTGTTGCTGCCGCGTTGCGTGCACCGGTCGGTGGTGTTCTATTTGCCCTGGAGTCGCTGTCTTCATG GTGGAGAAGTGCACTGATCTGGAGAGCATTCTTCGCGACAGCTGTAGTTGCTGTCACGCTCCGTGCACTGACCGACATCTGCGGAAGAGGAAACTGTGGGTTATATTGGAAGGGCGGGCTGATAACGTATGATGTTACAGCAGATACCGTTGCCTATCGCCTCGCCGATCTACCTCCGGTCATCCTCCTCGGAGTAATCGGGGGAGTGTTAGGAAGTCTGTACAATGTTCTTATGGTGAAGGTTCTTCACGTATGCAGCCCTGTTAATGA GAGAGGCCGTGCCCACAGGTTGCTTCTGGCTGCTGCTGTCTCCATATGTATATCTTGTTGTCTGTTTGGGTTACCATGGTTGGCACCCTGCAGACCTTGCTCGAACAAGGACTGCTCCACGGTAGCTCATCCCGGTGGCTTCAAGAACTTCCAGTGCCCTCCCGACCATTACAACGATCTAGCCAGTCTATTCTTCAACACCAACGATGACACGATCCGGAAACTGTATGGCCGTGGCACGAATGACGACTTCCAGAAGTCCTCCATCATGGTCGCATTTGCCGCCTCCTACGTTCTAGGCATCCTGAGCTACGGCGTCGTCGCCGCGCCCTTCGGTTTTTTCGTGCCGATTATGTTAACCGGTGCAAGCTACGGACGGCTCGTCGGGATGGCGATGGGCTCCGACACGAACCTCGACCATGGTCTCTTCGCCGTCCTCGGTTCGGCTTCCTTCCTCGGCGGAACGATGAGGATGACGGTGTCGGTATGCGTGATTATGCTGGAATTAACCAACGATCTCTTGTTGCTTCCCCTGGTGATGCTGGTTCTCCTGATATCAAAAACCGTGGCCGACGCCTTCAATCCCAACATCTACGACCTGATCCTGAGACTGAAGGGGCTTCCTCATCTCGACGACCATGCGGAACCATACATGAGGCATCTCACCGTTGGCGATGTGGTGGCAGGTCCTTTACGAACCTTTAATGGCGTGGAGAAGGTGGGTAACGTGGTCCACATACTGAAGACGACGGGGCACCACGCGTTCCCCGTGATAGATGAGCCGCCGTTCTCTTCTTCTCCGGTGCTGTACGGCCTGGTCCTCCGTGCACACCTGCTGAGTTTGTTGAAGAAGAAGCGGTTTCTGCCGACACGCAGCGTCGCAGGGTTGGATGCGGCGGGGCAATTCGGGGCTGATGAGTTGGGTAAGCGTGGATCGGGGAAGCACGACCGTGTTGAGGACGTAGAGGTAAGCGCAGAAGAGATGGAGATGTTCGTTGATTTGCATCCCTTCACAAACTCGTCGCCTTACACGGTGGTGGAGACGATGTCGCTGGCGAAAGCTCTCATACTTTTCCGGGAGATGGGACTGAGACACCTGTTGATCGTTCCCAAGTCATCTTCC AGAGCGCCGGTGGCCGGCATATTGACAAGGCATGACTTCATGGCCGAGCATATATTGGGATTGCATCCGTTCCTGAGAAAGAGCAGATGGAAGAGATTGCGATTTCAGGGAGCCACTTTGAGAAGACTTTGCAGGGCTTGTTTGACGTGGGCTTCCTCTTAG
- the LOC135676543 gene encoding 36.4 kDa proline-rich protein-like has translation MDSSKISAILITFMLFISSVSPVVSAGTCPPTKHKPPKSKHHKPKTPTHKPPITVPPVVGKPPITVPPVIGKPPITVPPVIGKPPITVPPVIGKPPITVPPITVPPVIGKPPITEPPVVGVPPVVIPPTLPPRNTPCPPPPPPPAPPASPSCPVDTLKVGACVDLLGGLVHIGIGDPVVNRCCPLLQGLVEIEAAVCLCTSIKLKLLNINIYLPLALQLLLTCGKTPPPGYTCTI, from the coding sequence ATGGACTCCTCCAAGATCTCAGCCATCCTCATTACCTTCATGCTCTTCATCTCCTCCGTTTCCCCCGTCGTTTCTGCTGGCACCTGTCCCCCCACCAAGCACAAGCCACCCAAGTCCAAGCACCATAAGCCGAAGACCCCCACTCACAAACCACCCATCACCGTCCCGCCGGTCGTCGGCAAACCACCCATCACCGTCCCACCGGTCATCGGCAAACCACCCATCACCGTCCCGCCGGTCATCGGCAAACCACCCATCACAGTCCCGCCGGTCATCGGCAAGCCACCTATAACCGTTCCACCCATCACCGTGCCACCAGTGATCGGAAAACCACCCATTACGGAGCCCCCAGTGGTCGGCGTGCCCCCCGTTGTCATCCCCCCGACGCTCCCGCCCAGGAACACTCcctgccctcctcctcctccccctccagcTCCACCAGCGTCGCCGAGTTGCCCCGTCGACACGCTTAAGGTCGGCGCGTGCGTTGATTTGCTGGGAGGGCTCGTGCACATCGGTATCGGCGATCCCGTGGTGAACCGGTGCTGTCCTTTGCTGCAAGGACTTGTCGAGATCGAGGCTGCAGTTTGTCTGTGCACCAGCATCAAGCTGAAGCTTCTCAACATCAACATCTACCTGCCGCTGGCACTGCAGTTGCTGCTTACTTGCGGGAAGACTCCACCGCCCGGTTACACATGCACCATCTAG